DNA from Streptosporangiales bacterium:
ATTTGATCCTGCGACACGTGTCCGAACCCGACCACGTCTGGGCATGGTCAACCTGGCGTCGACGACGCCAACACCAAGCCCGAACCAGCCACTATCGCACCCGCGGCCACCCACCCCATGTGCCGTTGCAGTACTAGGCCGGCGCCGCCCATGCCGGCGGTGGAGAGCCAGGCGAACGCCTCGGTGCGGGCGCCTGCCGGTGCGAGCTCGCCCATCCGCTCGTACATCGCGGCCATCGACGGGGCGATCATCGCGCCGGCGAGTGCCGGCCAGCCACCAGACGTTGCCGGCGAGCACGCAGCAGACGAACCCGACGGCGACCAGGGCGACCCGCCGCCACGGCACCGCGCGCCGCTGCGCCACCAGCACCCCGGCGGCGATGCCGCCGACGAAGCTGCCCAGGCTCCACACCATCTCCAGCACGCCGCTGAGCGCCCGCTGCCCCGCGTGCTCGGCGAACGCGACGATGCCCAGCTGCAGTGCAGAGAATGACCCGACGAGCAACGCCATCCCGGTGATCAGGCCGAACCGGCCCGGGCTACGCAGCACCGCCTCGCGCGGGCCCGTCAGCTCGTCGCCCGCGGCCGCGGCGGGGTCCGTACGCAACGCGGGCCTGCTCGCGAACCACGTGGTGCCCGCCAGTGCCACCACTCCGCACCCGGCGACGGCCACCCGGGAGCCGGCGAACGCGACGAGCAGCGCCGCGAGCAACGGCCCGAGGGCGAACATCAGCTCCTGCACGGTGGCCTCCACCGTGTAGATCAACCGCAGCCGCGCGCCGTCCACGACCCGCGGCCAGGCGGCGCGCACGGTCGCCGACACCGGTGGCAGCACGGCACCGGTGAGCATGGCGAAGACCAGCCCCAGCCACCACACAGAACCCGGCAGCACGGCGATCACGCCGAACCCGGCCGCGTACGCGATGCCCAGGGGTGTCAGCACCCGGCGCGCACCGAAGCGGTCCGCCGCCCGGCCCAGCCACGGCCCGACGACCGCGATCATCGCGGTGTACGCACCGACCATGACACCGGACC
Protein-coding regions in this window:
- a CDS encoding MFS transporter, producing MDSASLPYMGLRNYRDLLATRGVPVLLAASLAARLPSTMAIIALSFWARDLTGTFAWSGVMVGAYTAMIAVVGPWLGRAADRFGARRVLTPLGIAYAAGFGVIAVLPGSVWWLGLVFAMLTGAVLPPVSATVRAAWPRVVDGARLRLIYTVEATVQELMFALGPLLAALLVAFAGSRVAVAGCGVVALAGTTWFASRPALRTDPAAAAGDELTGPREAVLRSPGRFGLITGMALLVGSFSALQLGIVAFAEHAGQRALSGVLEMVWSLGSFVGGIAAGVLVAQRRAVPWRRVALVAVGFVCCVLAGNVWWLAGTRRRDDRPVDGRDVRADGRARTGRRPHRGVRLALHRRHGRRRPSTATAHGVGGRGCDSGWFGLGVGVVDARLTMPRRGRVRTRVAGSN